The following coding sequences lie in one Saccharopolyspora hordei genomic window:
- a CDS encoding EamA family transporter, protein MHARDRSLALFVAVLWGANFIALDVGLGHFPPLFFAGLRFAVLLPLLLFVPRPRVPWTWLVGYGLFFGALQFAFLFVAMRIGMPTGLASLVQQASAPFTVALAALLLRERISPLQVVGILTAVAGMVLIGWHRAQNAALLPVLVTVCGALSWAVGNLCARKANAPNPLHLTLWIAVVPPLPMFALSALFEGPTAGWEALASVAESPTGWSALGGLAYTSLLATIVGSGLWTTLLGRYPASRVAPFSLLVPVVGFTLAWLVLGERPHPVELAAGAVVVTGVFLGSLQRSRRPAPVPAGAPGAPGPVPR, encoded by the coding sequence GTGCATGCCCGGGACCGTTCGCTGGCCTTGTTCGTCGCCGTGCTGTGGGGCGCCAACTTCATCGCCCTCGACGTCGGGCTCGGGCACTTCCCCCCGCTCTTCTTCGCCGGGCTGCGGTTCGCCGTGCTGCTGCCGCTGCTGCTGTTCGTGCCGCGACCGCGGGTCCCGTGGACGTGGCTGGTCGGCTACGGGCTGTTCTTCGGCGCCCTGCAGTTCGCGTTCCTGTTCGTGGCGATGCGCATCGGCATGCCGACCGGACTGGCGTCGCTGGTGCAGCAGGCGTCCGCGCCGTTCACCGTGGCGCTCGCGGCGCTGCTGCTGCGGGAGCGGATCTCGCCGCTGCAGGTCGTGGGCATCCTCACCGCCGTGGCCGGCATGGTGCTCATCGGCTGGCACCGCGCGCAGAACGCCGCCCTGCTGCCGGTGCTGGTGACCGTCTGCGGCGCGCTGTCCTGGGCGGTGGGCAACCTGTGCGCGCGGAAGGCCAACGCGCCGAACCCGCTGCACCTGACGCTGTGGATCGCCGTCGTCCCGCCGCTGCCGATGTTCGCGCTGTCGGCGCTCTTCGAAGGCCCCACCGCGGGTTGGGAGGCGCTGGCGAGCGTCGCCGAGTCCCCCACCGGCTGGTCCGCGCTCGGCGGCCTCGCCTACACCTCGCTGCTCGCGACGATCGTGGGCTCCGGGCTGTGGACGACGTTGCTGGGCCGCTACCCGGCGAGCCGGGTGGCACCGTTCTCGCTGCTGGTGCCGGTCGTCGGGTTCACGCTGGCGTGGCTGGTGCTGGGCGAGCGCCCGCACCCGGTGGAGCTCGCGGCGGGCGCCGTGGTGGTCACCGGGGTGTTCCTCGGCAGCCTGCAGCGCTCCCGGCGACCCGCCCCGGTCCCCGCGGGAGCGCCGGGTGCCCCGGGGCCGGTTCCCCGCTGA
- a CDS encoding ABC transporter ATP-binding protein codes for MTAAPEKPETDGNVLVDVEDVAVHFPIKRGVVLDRTVGHVYAVDGVSLRIERGETYGLVGESGCGKSTLGRAVLRLEKPTAGRVVFDGVDLSGMKGEPLRRMRRRMQMVFQDPLSSLDPRQSVQSLLVEGMRAHGLATDPAATDRKLRELLSAVGLPSTSLRKYPHEFSGGQRQRIGIARALSVGPELVVADEPVSALDVSVQAQVLNLLEDLQEEFGLTYLVIAHDLAVVRHIADRVGVMYLGGIVEESTSDDLYAEPLHPYSKALLSAVPVPDPVVEDTREQILLSGDLPSPADPPSGCRFHTRCPWRQPSRCDTERPALRELKPGHRVACHYAEEIRDGRIQPHEVVAQAVDPTDFGDRDLTSAG; via the coding sequence ATGACGGCAGCGCCGGAGAAGCCGGAGACCGACGGGAACGTGCTGGTCGACGTCGAGGACGTCGCGGTGCACTTCCCGATCAAGCGCGGCGTGGTGCTGGACCGCACCGTCGGCCACGTCTACGCGGTGGACGGGGTGTCGCTGCGCATCGAACGCGGCGAGACCTACGGCCTGGTCGGGGAGTCCGGCTGCGGCAAGTCCACGCTGGGCCGCGCGGTGCTGCGGCTGGAGAAGCCGACCGCCGGCCGGGTGGTGTTCGACGGCGTCGACCTGTCCGGCATGAAGGGCGAGCCGCTGCGCCGGATGCGCCGCCGGATGCAGATGGTCTTCCAGGACCCGCTGTCCTCCCTCGACCCCCGGCAGTCGGTGCAGTCGCTGCTGGTCGAGGGCATGCGCGCGCACGGCCTGGCCACCGACCCCGCGGCCACCGACAGGAAGCTGCGCGAGCTGCTCTCGGCGGTGGGCCTGCCCTCGACGTCGCTGCGCAAGTACCCGCACGAGTTCTCCGGCGGCCAGCGGCAGCGCATCGGCATCGCCCGCGCGCTGTCGGTGGGCCCGGAGCTGGTTGTGGCCGACGAGCCGGTGTCGGCGCTGGACGTCTCGGTGCAGGCGCAGGTGCTGAACCTGCTGGAGGACCTGCAGGAGGAGTTCGGCCTGACCTACCTGGTGATCGCGCACGACCTCGCGGTGGTGCGGCACATCGCGGACCGGGTCGGCGTGATGTACCTCGGCGGCATCGTGGAGGAGTCCACATCGGACGACCTCTACGCGGAGCCGCTGCACCCGTACTCGAAGGCGCTGCTGTCCGCGGTCCCGGTGCCGGACCCGGTGGTGGAGGACACCCGCGAGCAGATCCTGCTCTCCGGCGACCTGCCGTCCCCGGCCGACCCGCCGTCGGGCTGCCGCTTCCACACCCGCTGCCCGTGGCGGCAGCCGAGCCGCTGCGACACCGAGCGTCCCGCGCTGCGCGAGCTCAAGCCCGGGCACCGGGTGGCCTGCCACTACGCCGAGGAGATCCGCGACGGCCGCATCCAGCCGCACGAGGTGGTCGCGCAGGCGGTCGACCCGACGGACTTCGGCGACCGGGACCTCACCTCGGCCGGATGA
- a CDS encoding ABC transporter ATP-binding protein has protein sequence MALLEVRDLSVVFARKGEPPVTAVDGISFDVEPGRTVGLVGESGCGKSVTSLAIMGLLPERGAEVSGSVRFDGTDLLALPKRELDQRRGSDLSMVFQDPLTSLNPVVSIGLQVSEVIERHRGLRRREALPEAEDLLRRVGIPDPRRRLKEYPHQLSGGMRQRALIAMALACKPRLLIADEPTTALDVTIQAQILRLLAELVAETETALIMITHDLGVVAGLCDEVNVLYAGRVVERAARHELFARPRHPYTAGLLASIPRLDAPRGQRLSPIDGSISDNIPWDAGCAFCPRCPNALEVCEQQTPDVSVDVGARLLRCHNPVREARTPVEAP, from the coding sequence ATGGCACTGCTGGAAGTCCGCGACCTCTCGGTGGTCTTCGCCCGCAAGGGCGAGCCGCCGGTGACCGCCGTGGACGGCATCTCCTTCGACGTCGAACCCGGCCGCACCGTCGGCCTGGTCGGCGAGTCCGGGTGCGGCAAGTCGGTCACCTCGCTGGCGATCATGGGCTTGTTGCCGGAGCGCGGCGCGGAGGTCTCCGGTTCGGTGCGCTTCGACGGCACCGACCTGCTCGCGCTGCCGAAGCGGGAGCTCGACCAGCGCCGCGGGAGCGACCTGAGCATGGTGTTCCAGGACCCGCTGACCTCGCTGAACCCGGTGGTGTCGATCGGCCTGCAGGTGTCGGAGGTCATCGAGCGGCACCGCGGCCTGCGGCGCAGGGAGGCGCTGCCGGAGGCCGAGGACCTGCTGCGCCGGGTGGGCATCCCGGACCCGCGGCGCCGGCTCAAGGAGTACCCGCACCAGCTCTCCGGCGGCATGCGGCAGCGCGCGCTGATCGCGATGGCGCTGGCGTGCAAGCCGCGGTTGCTCATCGCCGACGAGCCGACCACCGCGCTGGACGTGACGATCCAGGCGCAGATCCTGCGGCTGCTGGCGGAGCTGGTCGCCGAGACCGAGACCGCGCTGATCATGATCACGCACGACCTGGGCGTGGTGGCCGGGCTCTGCGACGAGGTGAACGTGCTCTACGCGGGGCGGGTGGTGGAGCGCGCTGCGCGGCACGAGCTGTTCGCCCGGCCGCGGCACCCGTACACCGCGGGGCTGCTGGCCTCGATCCCGCGCCTGGACGCGCCGCGGGGCCAGCGGTTGTCGCCGATCGATGGCTCGATCAGCGACAACATCCCGTGGGACGCGGGGTGCGCGTTCTGCCCGCGCTGCCCGAACGCGCTGGAGGTGTGCGAGCAGCAGACCCCGGACGTGAGCGTCGACGTGGGGGCGCGCCTGCTGCGCTGCCACAACCCGGTCCGCGAGGCCCGCACCCCGGTGGAGGCCCCGTGA
- a CDS encoding ABC transporter permease — translation MALKTQRKERIDALAEASTDAGVSLAASAWRRLKRNPVFIVGAVIIAVFVLVALLSPLLAPHDPALRLLVDQVSRADNTIPPPQEGFPLGGDQYGRDLFSRLLLGSQQTLLVAVLATVIGLGGGLVLGVLAGAFGGWVDALVMRVVDVMLSVPSLLLAVSIGALFAQQTQFTVILAVAIVQVPIFGRLLRGTMLAQRSSDHVLAARALGVKESSIVFRHMLPNALGPVIVQATLVLAVAIIDAAALSFLGLGAADDSIPEWGQMLGGAQNIIDSHPQLAFWPASCIILVALGFTLVGESLRDALDPKRRR, via the coding sequence ATGGCTCTGAAGACGCAGCGCAAGGAACGCATCGACGCGCTGGCCGAAGCGTCGACGGACGCCGGGGTGAGCCTGGCCGCGTCGGCGTGGCGGCGGCTCAAGCGCAACCCGGTGTTCATCGTCGGGGCGGTGATCATCGCGGTGTTCGTGCTGGTGGCGCTGCTGTCACCGCTGCTGGCCCCGCACGACCCGGCGCTCCGGCTGCTGGTGGACCAGGTGTCGCGCGCGGACAACACGATCCCGCCGCCGCAGGAGGGCTTCCCGCTCGGCGGTGACCAGTACGGCCGCGACCTGTTCTCCCGGCTGCTGCTGGGGTCCCAGCAGACGCTGCTGGTCGCCGTGCTGGCCACGGTGATCGGGCTCGGTGGCGGGCTGGTGCTGGGCGTCCTGGCCGGCGCGTTCGGCGGCTGGGTGGACGCGTTGGTCATGCGCGTGGTGGACGTGATGCTGTCGGTGCCGTCGCTGCTGCTGGCGGTGTCCATCGGCGCGCTGTTCGCGCAGCAGACCCAGTTCACGGTGATCCTGGCGGTGGCGATCGTGCAGGTGCCGATCTTCGGGCGGCTGCTGCGCGGCACGATGCTCGCGCAGCGCTCCAGCGACCACGTGCTCGCGGCGCGGGCGCTGGGCGTGAAGGAGAGCTCGATCGTGTTCCGGCACATGCTGCCGAACGCGCTCGGCCCGGTGATCGTGCAGGCCACCCTGGTGCTGGCGGTGGCGATCATCGACGCGGCGGCGCTGTCGTTCCTCGGCCTCGGCGCGGCCGACGACTCGATCCCGGAGTGGGGGCAGATGCTCGGCGGCGCGCAGAACATCATCGACTCCCACCCGCAGCTGGCGTTCTGGCCGGCGAGCTGCATCATCCTGGTCGCCCTCGGCTTCACCCTGGTCGGCGAGTCCCTCCGGGACGCGCTGGACCCGAAGCGCCGGCGTTGA
- a CDS encoding ABC transporter permease subunit, producing MLRYTVRRLAQMVLVVFVLSLLLFAWLRSLPGGPVSALLGDRATPEARAQLEADLGLDQPIFVQYWRFLERAVTGDFGVSTGVQRGTPALEVFLTRFPATLELSVLALLLAVAVGIPLGYLAARKRGSWLDNLSITWSLVGVAVPVFFLAFLLKFVFAVQLGVLPASGRQDAGLDATRITGFYILDGLMTREWDAAWNSFVHLVLPAIALSTIPFAVIFRITRAAVLDVMDEDYVRTARAKGLTSMVIRRRHILHNAMLPVVTTIGLQTGALLAGAVLTERVFNIAGIGQAVALGFERKDFPVLQVVILASAMVYVLVNLLVDLSYALIDPRLRTR from the coding sequence GTGCTCCGCTACACCGTCCGGCGACTGGCGCAGATGGTGCTGGTCGTCTTCGTCCTGTCGCTGCTGCTGTTCGCCTGGCTGCGGTCGTTGCCCGGCGGACCGGTGTCGGCGCTGCTGGGAGACCGCGCCACGCCGGAGGCGCGGGCCCAGCTCGAAGCCGACCTCGGCCTCGACCAACCGATCTTCGTGCAGTACTGGCGCTTCCTCGAACGCGCCGTCACCGGCGACTTCGGTGTCTCGACCGGGGTCCAGCGCGGCACGCCCGCGCTCGAGGTGTTCCTGACCCGCTTCCCGGCGACGCTGGAGCTGTCGGTCCTCGCGCTGCTGCTGGCGGTCGCGGTCGGCATCCCGCTGGGCTACCTGGCCGCCCGCAAGCGCGGCAGCTGGCTGGACAACCTGAGCATCACGTGGTCGCTGGTGGGCGTCGCGGTGCCGGTGTTCTTCCTGGCGTTCCTGCTGAAGTTCGTCTTCGCCGTGCAGCTGGGCGTGCTGCCCGCGTCCGGCCGGCAGGACGCGGGGCTGGACGCCACGCGGATCACCGGCTTCTACATCCTCGACGGGTTGATGACCCGCGAGTGGGACGCCGCGTGGAACTCCTTCGTGCACCTCGTCCTCCCGGCCATCGCGCTGTCCACCATCCCGTTCGCGGTGATCTTCCGGATCACCCGGGCGGCGGTGCTGGACGTGATGGACGAGGACTACGTGCGCACCGCGCGGGCGAAGGGCCTGACCTCGATGGTCATCCGCCGCAGGCACATCCTGCACAACGCGATGCTGCCGGTGGTCACCACGATCGGCCTGCAGACCGGTGCGCTGCTGGCCGGGGCGGTGCTCACCGAGCGGGTGTTCAACATCGCCGGCATCGGGCAGGCGGTCGCGCTCGGGTTCGAGCGCAAGGACTTCCCGGTGCTGCAAGTGGTGATCCTGGCTTCGGCGATGGTGTACGTGCTGGTCAACCTGCTGGTCGACCTCTCGTACGCGTTGATCGACCCACGACTGCGGACACGGTGA
- a CDS encoding ABC transporter substrate-binding protein translates to MSRAPSGQRRATTRRRVATVGVALVAAASLAACAESQRGAGGGEGGTFTFGAAGAPDGFDPFYASDGETFRVTRQITEGLVGFKPGSADVQPELAESWEHSPDGKTWTFKLRTGVKFHDGTDFNAEAVCKNFQRMYEQTGAGQNYALSYYWIENFGGFSDGKNPSLYESCEAPDPTTAVLHLTRASSKFPDILGLPSFSMQSPTAMEKYQANNVQAQGDSFIYPEYSRSHPTGTGPFKFVSYDEGNGTIKLERNEEYWGEKAKVKELIFRIIPDETVRKQELESGAIDGYDFPNAADLKALRDAGHNVQVRDPFNIMYLGITQKNNPALRDLRVRQALAYALDRETLVKANLPEGASVATQFYPDTVDGYAPDVQQYPHDPAKARQLLAEAGVPDLTVTFYWPTEVTRPYMPDPQGIYNALAEDLREVGITVNPVSKPWNGGYIDDVDNARADLFLLGWTGDYNTPDNFIGTFFGSTDNRFFTGASPWGQELADQLKAADSEPDEAKRNQMYQDINRKLMSEYLPAIPLSHSPPAIVTSSEVEGLQTSPLTAEGFASVSVSGQ, encoded by the coding sequence ATGAGCAGAGCTCCATCGGGACAGCGTCGCGCGACCACGAGGCGCCGTGTCGCCACCGTCGGCGTCGCCCTCGTCGCAGCCGCCTCGCTGGCCGCGTGCGCGGAGTCGCAGCGCGGTGCGGGCGGCGGTGAAGGCGGCACGTTCACCTTCGGCGCGGCCGGCGCACCGGACGGCTTCGACCCGTTCTACGCCTCCGACGGCGAGACCTTCCGGGTCACCCGCCAGATCACCGAGGGGTTGGTCGGGTTCAAGCCGGGCTCTGCCGACGTCCAGCCGGAGCTCGCGGAGTCCTGGGAGCACAGCCCGGACGGCAAGACGTGGACGTTCAAGCTGCGCACCGGGGTGAAGTTCCACGACGGCACCGACTTCAACGCCGAGGCCGTGTGCAAGAACTTCCAGCGCATGTACGAGCAGACCGGTGCCGGGCAGAACTACGCGCTGTCCTACTACTGGATCGAGAACTTCGGCGGCTTCTCCGACGGGAAGAACCCGTCGCTGTACGAGTCCTGCGAGGCGCCCGACCCGACGACCGCGGTGCTGCACCTGACCCGGGCCAGCTCGAAGTTCCCGGACATCCTGGGGCTGCCGTCGTTCAGCATGCAGTCGCCGACGGCGATGGAGAAGTACCAGGCCAACAACGTGCAGGCCCAGGGCGACAGCTTCATCTACCCGGAGTACTCCCGCTCCCACCCGACGGGCACCGGGCCGTTCAAGTTCGTCTCCTACGACGAGGGCAACGGCACCATCAAGCTGGAGCGCAACGAGGAGTACTGGGGTGAGAAGGCCAAGGTCAAGGAGCTGATCTTCCGGATCATCCCGGACGAGACGGTGCGCAAGCAGGAGCTGGAGTCCGGCGCCATCGACGGCTACGACTTCCCGAACGCCGCGGACCTCAAGGCCCTGCGCGACGCCGGGCACAACGTCCAGGTCCGCGACCCGTTCAACATCATGTACCTGGGCATCACGCAGAAGAACAACCCGGCGCTGCGGGACCTGCGGGTGCGCCAGGCGCTGGCCTACGCGCTCGACCGGGAGACCCTGGTCAAGGCCAACCTCCCGGAGGGCGCCTCGGTCGCCACCCAGTTCTACCCGGACACCGTGGACGGCTACGCGCCGGACGTGCAGCAGTACCCGCACGACCCGGCCAAGGCCCGGCAGCTGCTCGCCGAGGCGGGCGTGCCGGACCTGACGGTGACCTTCTACTGGCCGACCGAGGTCACCCGGCCCTACATGCCGGACCCGCAGGGCATCTACAACGCCCTGGCCGAGGACCTGCGCGAGGTCGGCATCACCGTGAACCCGGTCAGCAAGCCGTGGAACGGCGGCTACATCGACGACGTCGACAACGCCCGGGCCGACCTGTTCCTGCTCGGCTGGACCGGTGACTACAACACGCCGGACAACTTCATCGGGACCTTCTTCGGCTCCACCGACAACCGGTTCTTCACCGGGGCGTCCCCGTGGGGCCAGGAGCTGGCCGACCAGCTGAAGGCGGCGGACAGCGAGCCGGACGAGGCCAAGCGGAACCAGATGTACCAGGACATCAACCGCAAGCTGATGTCCGAGTACCTGCCGGCCATCCCGCTGTCGCACTCGCCGCCGGCGATCGTCACCAGTTCCGAAGTGGAGGGTCTGCAGACCTCGCCCCTGACGGCCGAAGGGTTCGCTTCGGTGAGCGTCTCGGGTCAGTGA
- the recR gene encoding recombination mediator RecR, which produces MYEGPVQDLIDELGRLPGIGPKSAQRIAFHLLAAEPADVTRLQEVLQKVKEGVVFCDVCGNVSEEATCRICRDTRRDKTLVCVVEEPKDVLAIERTREFKGRYHVLGGALDPLSGVGPDQLRVRELLARIGTDEITEVIIATDPNTEGEATATYLVRLLRDFPGLTVTRLASGLPMGGDLEFADELTLGRALSGRRAL; this is translated from the coding sequence GTGTACGAAGGTCCGGTACAGGATTTGATCGACGAGCTCGGCAGGCTGCCGGGCATCGGTCCCAAGAGCGCGCAGCGCATCGCCTTCCACCTGCTCGCGGCCGAGCCCGCGGACGTGACCCGGCTGCAGGAGGTGCTGCAGAAGGTCAAGGAAGGCGTGGTGTTCTGCGACGTCTGCGGCAACGTCTCGGAGGAGGCGACCTGCCGCATCTGCCGGGACACCCGCCGCGACAAGACGCTGGTGTGCGTCGTCGAGGAACCCAAGGACGTGCTGGCCATCGAGCGCACCCGCGAGTTCAAGGGGCGCTACCACGTCCTCGGCGGTGCGCTGGACCCGCTGTCCGGCGTGGGCCCGGACCAGCTGCGGGTGCGGGAGCTGCTGGCCCGCATCGGCACGGACGAGATCACCGAGGTGATCATCGCGACGGACCCGAACACCGAGGGCGAGGCGACCGCGACGTACCTGGTGCGCTTGCTGCGGGACTTCCCGGGCCTGACGGTGACCCGCCTCGCCTCGGGCCTGCCGATGGGCGGCGACCTGGAGTTCGCCGACGAGCTCACCCTCGGCCGGGCCCTCTCCGGCCGCCGCGCCCTCTGA
- a CDS encoding YbaB/EbfC family nucleoid-associated protein codes for MQQIMEQAQKMQQQLMTAQQELAEAEVTGSAGGGLVTATVSGAGELKGLTIDPKAVDPEDTETLSDLVVAAVRDANRAAQELQAEKMGPLTSGLGGGGLGGLSLPGM; via the coding sequence ATGCAGCAGATCATGGAACAGGCGCAGAAGATGCAGCAGCAGCTGATGACTGCGCAGCAGGAGCTCGCCGAGGCGGAGGTCACGGGCAGCGCCGGCGGTGGTCTGGTCACCGCGACGGTGAGCGGCGCCGGTGAGCTCAAGGGGCTCACGATCGACCCGAAGGCGGTCGACCCGGAGGACACCGAGACCCTGTCCGACCTGGTGGTCGCGGCGGTGCGCGACGCCAACCGCGCGGCGCAGGAGCTGCAGGCCGAGAAGATGGGCCCGCTGACCAGCGGCCTCGGTGGTGGCGGGCTCGGCGGGCTGAGCCTCCCGGGCATGTGA
- a CDS encoding alpha/beta hydrolase family protein, protein MGLDIVRLLELTSWRAFDVAGSGRVLAGTDESGSTQLVELADGARTRLTALPGAVTGRYLPGERAVVVQHDADGDERAQLSLLRLDQPRPGPARLPELCPLVRDPEHVHRLLDVLPGRVVYSTNRRNGVDFDVVVRDVATGAEHVLYDRGGMVLEVAAAPDGRSAALTVPGGPPLSDQLLVVGPDGVRELTGRDVAARHTTVRWLRDGLVTTTDVERDRTGVARVDPRTGARTWLVTSEEHDLTGWASPDGSLLLVQANDDGASRLALHDAATGERVREVRLPADGWCAHPLPPPVWSPDSRYVVLTFSGPAVPGDVLLVDAATGECRALTDSAAQLDDQAVAPTVHRVPTRDGERVPCFRYSPPDPDPRLAGSAVLVLHGGPESQSVRAFTPIVQALVAQGHEVLVPNVRGSTGYGKRWYSADDGRNRLEAVADLGDLHDWLPEIGLDPRRAALWGGSYGGYLVLAGLAFQPDRWAAGVDVVGISSLVTFLQNTAPYRRAHREREYGSLEADADFLHRASPLTAAGAIAAPLFVLHGANDPRVPLSEAEQIAEAVRAKGLECALLVYPDEGHGLAKRANRLDAYPKALEFLARHLAA, encoded by the coding sequence ATGGGGCTGGACATCGTGCGGTTGCTGGAGCTCACCAGCTGGCGGGCGTTCGACGTGGCCGGCAGCGGCCGGGTGCTGGCCGGCACCGACGAGTCCGGTTCGACGCAGCTGGTCGAGCTCGCCGACGGCGCGCGCACCCGGCTGACCGCGCTGCCCGGCGCGGTGACCGGCCGCTACCTGCCCGGCGAGCGCGCGGTGGTGGTGCAGCACGACGCCGACGGGGACGAGCGCGCCCAGCTGTCGCTGCTGCGCCTGGACCAGCCGCGGCCGGGGCCGGCGCGGCTGCCCGAGCTGTGCCCGCTGGTCCGCGACCCCGAGCACGTGCACCGGCTGCTGGACGTGCTGCCCGGCCGGGTGGTCTACAGCACCAACCGCCGCAACGGCGTCGACTTCGACGTGGTGGTCCGCGACGTGGCCACCGGCGCGGAGCACGTCCTCTACGACCGGGGCGGGATGGTGCTGGAGGTCGCGGCGGCACCGGACGGCCGCAGCGCGGCGCTCACCGTGCCCGGCGGGCCGCCCCTGTCCGACCAGCTGCTGGTGGTCGGCCCGGACGGGGTGCGGGAGCTCACCGGCCGCGACGTCGCCGCCCGGCACACCACGGTCCGCTGGCTGCGCGACGGGCTGGTCACCACCACCGACGTCGAGCGCGACCGCACCGGCGTGGCCCGCGTCGACCCGCGCACCGGGGCCCGGACCTGGCTGGTGACCTCCGAGGAGCACGACCTGACCGGCTGGGCCTCGCCGGACGGGTCGCTGCTGCTGGTGCAGGCCAACGACGACGGCGCGAGCCGCCTGGCGCTGCACGACGCCGCGACCGGCGAGCGGGTGCGCGAGGTGCGGTTGCCCGCGGACGGCTGGTGCGCGCACCCGCTGCCGCCCCCGGTGTGGTCCCCGGACTCGCGGTACGTCGTGCTCACGTTCAGCGGGCCGGCCGTGCCCGGTGACGTGCTGCTGGTGGACGCGGCCACCGGCGAGTGCCGCGCGCTGACCGACTCCGCGGCGCAGCTCGACGACCAGGCGGTGGCCCCCACCGTCCACCGGGTGCCGACCCGCGACGGCGAGCGGGTGCCGTGCTTCCGCTACTCGCCGCCCGACCCGGACCCGCGGCTGGCCGGGTCCGCGGTGCTGGTCCTGCACGGCGGACCGGAGAGCCAGTCGGTGCGGGCGTTCACCCCGATCGTCCAGGCGCTCGTCGCGCAGGGCCACGAGGTGCTGGTGCCGAACGTGCGCGGCTCCACCGGCTACGGCAAGCGCTGGTACTCCGCCGACGACGGCCGGAACCGGCTGGAGGCGGTGGCCGACCTCGGGGACCTGCACGACTGGCTGCCGGAGATCGGCCTGGACCCGCGCCGGGCCGCGCTGTGGGGCGGGTCGTACGGCGGCTACCTGGTGCTGGCGGGGCTGGCCTTCCAGCCGGACCGCTGGGCGGCCGGGGTCGACGTCGTCGGCATCTCGTCACTGGTCACGTTCCTGCAGAACACCGCGCCCTACCGGCGGGCGCACCGCGAGCGCGAGTACGGCTCGCTGGAGGCCGACGCCGACTTCCTGCACCGGGCGTCACCGCTGACCGCGGCCGGGGCGATCGCGGCCCCGCTGTTCGTCCTGCACGGCGCCAACGACCCGCGGGTCCCGCTGTCGGAGGCGGAGCAGATCGCCGAGGCGGTCCGGGCGAAGGGCCTGGAGTGCGCGCTGCTGGTCTACCCGGACGAGGGGCACGGCCTGGCCAAGCGCGCCAACCGGCTCGACGCCTACCCGAAGGCCTTGGAGTTCCTGGCCCGCCACCTGGCGGCGTGA